In Symmachiella dynata, the following are encoded in one genomic region:
- a CDS encoding universal stress protein yields the protein MIQLKNILLPTDFSEPGLEAANYAVEMAERFGATLHLLHVIVDPVIYLPMFESYPMPSKAEFEQYAQERMEGWLTDDDKKRCNAQLHWVHGTPFVEIINFARENEIDLIVMGTHGHGAIAHMLTSSEAEKVVRKAPCPVLTVRPEGHQFVHP from the coding sequence ATGATCCAACTGAAAAATATCCTGTTGCCCACCGACTTTTCCGAACCCGGTCTCGAAGCGGCTAACTATGCTGTGGAAATGGCGGAGCGTTTTGGCGCGACGTTGCATTTGCTGCATGTCATCGTCGACCCTGTGATTTATCTGCCGATGTTTGAAAGCTATCCCATGCCGTCGAAAGCGGAGTTCGAGCAATATGCGCAAGAACGCATGGAGGGGTGGCTGACCGACGACGACAAAAAACGCTGCAACGCCCAATTGCACTGGGTGCATGGCACACCCTTTGTGGAGATCATCAATTTCGCTCGCGAAAATGAAATCGATTTGATCGTCATGGGCACACACGGCCACGGCGCGATTGCACACATGCTGACCAGCAGTGAGGCTGAAAAAGTCGTCCGCAAAGCTCCCTGCCCGGTACTCACCGTCCGGCCCGAGGGGCATCAGTTCGTTCATCCTTAA
- a CDS encoding RidA family protein, with translation MSQTIEEKLQELGYDLPTPPAAVGNYVPVLRTGNLVVTSGQLPFIGKEIVFSGKLGTELHEQQGIDAARICVVNALAQIKACIGDLQQVSRIVRVEGYVHSAPGFQHQPQVLNGASELLVELFGDAGRHTRVALGVSEMPLDAAVQLAVWAEVTD, from the coding sequence ATGAGCCAAACGATCGAAGAAAAGCTGCAAGAACTTGGTTACGATCTTCCCACCCCGCCGGCAGCGGTGGGCAACTATGTTCCCGTGCTGCGGACCGGCAACCTGGTGGTCACCAGTGGGCAATTGCCCTTCATCGGTAAGGAGATCGTCTTTAGCGGAAAGTTGGGGACTGAACTGCACGAACAACAGGGGATCGATGCTGCCCGGATCTGTGTAGTCAATGCCCTGGCGCAGATCAAAGCCTGCATCGGTGACCTGCAACAGGTCTCGCGGATTGTCCGTGTGGAAGGTTATGTCCACTCCGCTCCGGGGTTTCAGCATCAGCCACAGGTGCTCAACGGCGCTTCGGAACTTCTCGTCGAGTTATTCGGCGACGCCGGTCGGCACACACGCGTGGCCTTGGGGGTGAGCGAAATGCCGCTGGACGCCGCCGTGCAATTGGCCGTCTGGGCCGAAGTCACCGATTGA
- a CDS encoding UDP-glucose dehydrogenase family protein gives MKIAMVGTGYVGLVTGTCFAESGNDVTCVDIDQKKVDMLLGGEVPIYEPGLTELVKRNAQAGRLHFTTQLSEAVADSQCAFIAVGTPQGDDGSANMGAFWKVVDSLAPILPDDCIVVVKSTVPVGTNRAVSERLRELTGRVCDVVSNPEFLKEGCAIDDFTKPDRVVVGVERPEPAEVLKELYKPFLRTEKPFLSMGLESAEMTKYVANCMLATKISFINEMANVCDGVGADINDVRRGIGHDARIGFSFLFPGVGYGGSCFPKDVRALAAVAAAHKVESQMLDSVDKVNQAQKTVLFSKLQRYFEGDFSGRTIAIWGLAFKPRTDDIREAPALVLIDQLLAEGATVRVHDPVAMDNVKQIYGDKITYWEDQYAALEGADALAINTEWNEFRNPKFDLMSKNLTQPIIFDGRNLYDPAKMRDHGFHYEGIGLR, from the coding sequence ATGAAGATTGCAATGGTGGGGACCGGCTATGTCGGTTTAGTGACCGGGACATGCTTTGCTGAGAGCGGCAACGATGTGACCTGCGTGGATATCGACCAAAAGAAAGTCGATATGCTCCTAGGCGGCGAAGTGCCGATTTACGAACCAGGTTTGACAGAACTGGTCAAACGCAATGCTCAAGCGGGACGATTGCATTTCACCACACAGCTGTCAGAAGCTGTCGCCGATTCGCAATGCGCGTTCATCGCAGTCGGCACCCCGCAGGGCGATGATGGTTCGGCCAACATGGGCGCATTTTGGAAGGTCGTCGATTCACTGGCACCCATCCTGCCCGACGATTGTATCGTCGTTGTCAAAAGCACCGTTCCCGTGGGAACCAATCGTGCGGTTTCGGAACGTTTACGCGAATTGACCGGCCGTGTCTGTGACGTTGTCTCCAATCCCGAATTCCTCAAAGAAGGTTGCGCGATTGACGACTTCACCAAACCGGACCGCGTGGTCGTCGGGGTCGAGCGTCCTGAACCTGCTGAAGTTCTCAAAGAGCTTTACAAACCATTTTTACGCACCGAAAAGCCGTTCCTCTCCATGGGTTTGGAGAGTGCGGAGATGACCAAATATGTGGCCAACTGCATGTTGGCCACCAAGATTAGCTTCATCAACGAAATGGCGAACGTCTGTGACGGCGTGGGCGCCGACATCAACGATGTGCGACGCGGCATCGGGCACGATGCACGCATCGGCTTTTCGTTTCTATTTCCGGGCGTGGGTTACGGCGGGTCTTGTTTCCCCAAGGATGTCCGGGCGCTGGCAGCGGTGGCAGCAGCTCACAAAGTCGAGTCACAGATGCTGGACTCCGTCGACAAAGTCAATCAAGCACAAAAAACGGTACTGTTCAGCAAACTGCAGCGGTATTTCGAAGGCGATTTCTCCGGCCGTACAATTGCCATTTGGGGCTTGGCATTCAAACCTCGCACCGACGACATCCGTGAAGCCCCGGCGCTGGTGTTGATTGATCAATTACTGGCTGAAGGTGCTACGGTGCGAGTCCACGATCCTGTGGCAATGGACAATGTCAAACAAATCTACGGCGACAAGATTACCTATTGGGAAGACCAATACGCCGCTCTCGAAGGGGCGGATGCGTTGGCCATCAATACGGAATGGAACGAGTTTCGCAATCCGAAGTTCGACCTGATGTCCAAGAATCTGACACAACCGATCATTTTTGACGGGCGAAATCTTTACGATCCCGCTAAGATGCGCGATCACGGATTCCATTACGAGGGCATCGGCCTGCGTTAA
- the gyrA gene encoding DNA gyrase subunit A yields MDIRDEMRNSYLTYAMSVIVSRALPDVRDGLKPSQRRILVAMNDLNLGPSSGRVKCQKISGDTSGNYHPHSGEGVYLTLVRLAQEWNMRQVLVDKQGNFGSLAGLPPAAARYTEARLSAAATEMLDDIRRDTVDFVPTYDQRLTEPVVLPSRFPNLLVNGSNGIAVGMRTMIPPHNLAEVCDAVQLLIDEPNATLDDLMGCIQGPDFPTGGIICGQLGIRQAFKEGRSTIAVRARTHFEQEKNHDVIVVTEIPYLQTRDGIREKLEQVVREGRIKEISQIVDLTDRTIPAWQVRLHIILKRDADREVVLNQLFQYSPLQTTLSLNFVALVGSRPKQLSLKEILEEFVRHRVTVLRRRTEFLLAEAKKRKHTVEGLLIAQINIDNVINTIRQSPDRKEACVRLQSLEVASELIARALGDHGFQSFLAERHPGAEAPAALENYGLTAKQAEAIVAMQLGSLAGLEREKLGEEHRKLLEDVDEFLRLLSDEAHLLAVIRDEMDQLKGKFGDTRRTEINDEEVGNVSKEELITEETMVVTLSHRGYIKRIKLDSYQAQNRGGKGIMGAKSDDEDPIEHLFVASTHDYLMFFTDRGKVYWQKVYDLPLGSRVAKGRALVNLVRLEPDEKIFHCLAVRDFDGERQLVLATRNGIVKKTALSAYSRPLRGGLIAVKLDEGDELIGVAIVGPGEDLLLASANGMAIRFAQEDARSMGRNTRGVKGISLREGDYAVGMVVADPELNLLTVCENGFGKRTPIGVVDHDEPDTEDTDTGESDPSAVEDAPEETEAASEETVRSSMKYRRQKRGGKGVIDIRTTERNGKVVAVTAISEEDEVLMITAGGKIQRVRVADISQVGRNTQGVRIIRMGKDDRLVSLARVPQEEIDEDAVAEEE; encoded by the coding sequence ATGGATATTCGCGATGAGATGCGGAATAGCTATCTGACCTATGCGATGAGCGTAATCGTCAGCCGCGCGTTGCCCGACGTGAGAGATGGTTTGAAACCGTCGCAACGTCGCATCCTGGTGGCGATGAATGACCTGAACCTGGGCCCGAGCAGCGGGCGAGTGAAGTGTCAAAAGATCTCCGGCGACACGTCGGGAAACTATCACCCGCATAGTGGTGAAGGGGTTTATTTGACGCTCGTGCGTCTGGCGCAGGAATGGAACATGCGCCAAGTCCTGGTCGACAAACAGGGGAACTTTGGTTCGCTGGCCGGATTGCCGCCGGCTGCCGCGCGTTATACCGAAGCTCGGCTCTCGGCTGCGGCGACGGAAATGCTGGATGACATCCGCCGCGACACCGTCGACTTTGTGCCGACCTACGATCAACGGCTGACCGAGCCGGTCGTGTTGCCTTCGCGGTTCCCGAATTTGCTGGTAAACGGTTCCAACGGGATCGCGGTCGGCATGCGGACGATGATTCCGCCGCACAATTTGGCCGAGGTTTGCGATGCCGTGCAATTGCTGATCGACGAACCCAACGCCACGCTCGATGATTTGATGGGATGCATCCAAGGTCCGGACTTTCCCACCGGTGGAATCATCTGCGGACAACTCGGCATCCGGCAGGCGTTTAAAGAGGGACGTTCGACAATCGCCGTCCGGGCCCGTACGCATTTCGAACAAGAGAAAAACCACGACGTGATCGTCGTCACCGAAATCCCTTACCTGCAGACGCGTGACGGGATTCGTGAAAAGCTGGAACAAGTGGTCCGCGAAGGTCGCATTAAAGAAATCTCGCAGATCGTCGATCTCACCGACCGTACGATCCCCGCGTGGCAAGTGCGACTGCATATTATCCTCAAGCGGGACGCGGATCGTGAAGTTGTGTTGAACCAACTCTTCCAGTATTCCCCCTTGCAAACAACGCTCAGTTTGAATTTCGTGGCCCTGGTTGGCAGCCGTCCGAAGCAGTTGTCGCTGAAAGAAATCCTCGAAGAATTCGTACGACACCGCGTAACCGTGCTGCGGCGGCGGACTGAGTTTTTGTTGGCCGAAGCCAAAAAGCGTAAGCACACCGTCGAAGGCTTGTTGATCGCGCAGATCAACATCGACAACGTAATCAACACGATTCGGCAGTCGCCCGATCGCAAAGAAGCCTGTGTGCGGCTGCAAAGTCTGGAAGTCGCCAGCGAATTGATCGCCCGCGCCTTGGGGGATCACGGATTCCAGTCATTCCTGGCTGAACGTCATCCCGGAGCGGAAGCCCCGGCAGCGCTAGAGAATTATGGACTGACCGCAAAACAGGCTGAAGCGATCGTCGCCATGCAACTCGGCTCGCTGGCCGGGTTGGAACGAGAAAAACTCGGTGAAGAACACCGCAAACTGTTGGAAGACGTCGACGAATTCCTGCGGTTGCTCTCCGACGAAGCCCACCTGCTGGCTGTCATCCGCGACGAGATGGATCAACTCAAGGGAAAATTCGGCGACACGCGGCGGACCGAAATCAATGATGAAGAAGTCGGCAACGTCAGCAAAGAAGAGTTGATCACCGAAGAAACCATGGTCGTCACGCTGTCGCATCGCGGATACATCAAACGCATCAAGCTCGACAGCTATCAAGCGCAGAACCGCGGTGGCAAGGGCATTATGGGTGCCAAGTCGGATGACGAGGACCCCATCGAACATCTCTTCGTTGCCAGCACGCACGACTATTTGATGTTCTTCACCGATCGCGGAAAGGTGTACTGGCAGAAGGTCTACGACCTGCCATTGGGCAGCCGCGTCGCTAAAGGGCGCGCGCTGGTTAATCTTGTGCGTCTCGAGCCGGACGAGAAGATCTTCCATTGTCTGGCCGTACGTGATTTCGACGGAGAACGGCAACTAGTGCTGGCCACCCGTAATGGCATCGTTAAGAAGACCGCCCTGTCCGCTTACAGCCGCCCGCTGCGTGGCGGATTGATTGCCGTCAAATTGGACGAAGGGGACGAACTGATCGGCGTGGCGATCGTGGGGCCGGGAGAAGATTTGCTGCTCGCCTCGGCCAACGGGATGGCGATTCGTTTTGCCCAAGAAGACGCACGCAGCATGGGCCGCAATACGCGGGGAGTCAAAGGCATTAGCCTCCGCGAAGGGGACTATGCTGTCGGCATGGTCGTCGCCGATCCGGAGTTGAACCTCTTGACCGTTTGTGAAAATGGTTTTGGCAAACGAACGCCGATCGGGGTCGTTGATCATGACGAGCCAGACACCGAGGACACAGATACCGGCGAATCGGATCCGTCTGCTGTTGAGGACGCTCCCGAGGAAACCGAAGCCGCGTCGGAAGAAACGGTCCGCAGCAGCATGAAATACCGCCGGCAAAAACGGGGCGGCAAGGGGGTCATCGATATTCGTACGACGGAACGCAACGGCAAAGTGGTTGCCGTGACAGCGATTTCAGAAGAGGACGAAGTCTTGATGATCACCGCCGGTGGCAAAATTCAACGTGTGCGGGTTGCCGATATTTCGCAGGTCGGACGCAATACGCAAGGGGTGCGGATTATCCGGATGGGCAAAGACGACAGACTGGTCTCTTTGGCCCGCGTACCTCAAGAAGAGATTGACGAGGATGCGGTCGCTGAGGAAGAATAG
- the prfB gene encoding peptide chain release factor 2 (programmed frameshift) yields MDNELRGTCQGILDRIVQLRDSLDLAGKQTRSQEINELMGAPGFWDDQEKAQALVGELRRITLTIKPLTELEESSEEMEVLMEFSEEDDSGESTTELESLAKQLEKRLEAMELKAMMSRPEDGCNAYVSIQAGEGGTDASDWAAMLLRMYQRWSEDNGYSTELIDISAAEEAGIRSATIAIRGDYVYGYLKGEVGNHRLIRISPFDSAGRRQTSFAAIDIVPEIEDDLDIDINWDKDVREDTYRASGAGGQHVNKTSSAIRLTHESTGVVVQCQNDRSQHKNRATARKMLQAKLYQIEQEKRDSELAAKRGDKSRIGFGGETIRSYVLHPQQQVKDHRTMHTSSNPTRVLDGDLNAFIESYLRWSLTN; encoded by the exons ATGGACAACGAATTACGCGGCACCTGTCAAGGAATCTTGGATCGCATTGTTCAGCTCAGAGACTCTCTT GACTTAGCTGGCAAACAGACTCGCTCGCAGGAAATCAACGAACTGATGGGGGCTCCCGGATTTTGGGACGACCAAGAGAAGGCGCAAGCGCTGGTCGGCGAATTGCGCCGGATCACACTGACGATCAAACCGTTGACGGAGTTGGAAGAAAGCTCCGAAGAGATGGAAGTGCTGATGGAATTCTCCGAGGAGGACGACTCCGGCGAGAGTACGACCGAATTGGAAAGTCTCGCCAAGCAACTTGAAAAACGTCTGGAGGCGATGGAACTCAAGGCGATGATGAGCCGACCCGAGGATGGTTGCAACGCCTATGTCAGTATCCAAGCCGGCGAGGGCGGCACCGACGCATCCGACTGGGCGGCGATGTTGTTGCGTATGTATCAGCGTTGGAGCGAAGACAACGGCTACTCGACAGAACTGATTGATATCTCCGCAGCGGAGGAAGCCGGAATCCGCAGTGCCACGATCGCCATCCGCGGCGATTATGTGTACGGATATCTGAAAGGCGAAGTCGGCAATCATCGGCTGATTCGCATTAGCCCGTTTGACTCCGCCGGCCGCCGTCAAACGTCCTTTGCTGCTATCGATATTGTGCCTGAAATCGAGGACGATCTCGACATCGATATCAACTGGGACAAGGATGTGCGAGAAGACACCTACCGCGCCAGCGGGGCAGGGGGGCAGCACGTTAACAAGACCTCGTCGGCCATCCGCTTAACGCACGAATCGACCGGTGTGGTTGTGCAATGCCAAAACGACCGCAGCCAACACAAAAACCGAGCGACAGCGCGGAAGATGTTGCAGGCCAAGCTGTACCAAATCGAGCAGGAAAAGCGGGACAGTGAATTGGCCGCCAAGCGGGGGGACAAATCCCGTATTGGATTTGGTGGTGAAACGATCCGCTCCTACGTGTTGCATCCGCAACAACAGGTCAAGGATCACCGCACAATGCATACCTCGTCCAACCCCACCCGCGTTTTGGACGGCGACTTAAATGCGTTTATCGAAAGCTACCTGCGGTGGAGCTTGACGAATTAG
- the rfbB gene encoding dTDP-glucose 4,6-dehydratase: MRLLVTGGCGFIGSNFIRQQLQTYDDVSIVNLDLLTYAGNLENLRDVEDNPRYEFVRGDICDRECVNKILESQPVDAVINFAAESHVDRSILDSGPFIQTNIVGTQILLDASRAANVERYLQVSTDEVYGSLGPTGLFTEETPLAPSSPYSASKTAADLLVNAYHHSFGFPAIITRCSNNYGPYQFPEKLIPLFISNAAADLKLPVYGTGTNVRDWIHVEDHCRGIDAALRRGSIGEVYNFGGGNERTNLEITHGILKLLNKPESLIHYVTDRPGHDLRYAIDSSKAERELQWQPQVNFEQGLQDTINWYLSQAEWTAHIKSGEYQTYYEEQYGKRLE; this comes from the coding sequence ATGCGTCTACTAGTAACCGGTGGCTGTGGGTTCATAGGATCGAATTTCATACGCCAACAATTGCAGACCTATGACGACGTCTCGATCGTCAATCTCGACCTGCTGACCTATGCGGGCAACTTGGAAAATCTCCGCGATGTCGAAGACAACCCACGATACGAATTCGTGCGGGGCGACATCTGCGACCGCGAATGTGTGAACAAGATTTTGGAGAGCCAACCGGTCGATGCGGTGATCAATTTCGCCGCAGAAAGTCACGTTGACCGTTCGATTCTCGATAGCGGCCCGTTCATTCAAACAAATATCGTGGGGACACAAATCCTCCTCGACGCCAGCCGAGCCGCCAATGTGGAGCGTTACCTACAGGTCTCCACCGACGAAGTTTACGGCAGCTTGGGCCCGACCGGTTTGTTCACCGAAGAGACGCCTTTAGCGCCGAGCAGCCCTTATTCGGCATCCAAGACCGCGGCAGACCTGTTGGTCAATGCTTATCACCATTCCTTTGGCTTCCCGGCGATCATCACGCGGTGTTCGAACAACTACGGCCCCTATCAGTTTCCTGAAAAATTGATCCCGCTATTCATTTCCAACGCAGCAGCGGACTTGAAATTGCCCGTCTACGGCACCGGCACCAATGTGCGGGACTGGATTCACGTCGAGGACCATTGTCGCGGTATCGATGCGGCGCTGCGTCGCGGGAGCATTGGCGAGGTTTATAACTTCGGCGGCGGCAATGAACGGACCAACCTGGAAATCACGCACGGCATTTTGAAATTGTTGAACAAGCCCGAAAGCTTGATCCACTACGTCACCGACCGCCCCGGACACGATCTACGGTACGCCATCGATTCCAGCAAAGCCGAACGAGAATTGCAGTGGCAGCCCCAGGTCAATTTTGAACAAGGGCTACAGGACACGATCAATTGGTACTTGTCGCAGGCCGAGTGGACCGCCCATATCAAGAGCGGCGAATACCAAACCTATTACGAAGAACAGTACGGCAAACGACTCGAATAA